The genomic window TTATAAATGTGTGCACAAGTTACATGACCACAGACCAAGGTAGGGACACTGCACAAGTTTTAGTTTGGCATGTTAACCAATAGACAGAGGGGTGGTGAGCCTCACCACATCCTTGCCCCGTTATTGCATTTACCCCAAACGGAATTCCTTTGCCAGTTACTCCACGTTCCCAAGTAAGGTTATTCTGGTCTGATGTATGGCTTTGTGACGGTTCTATTGGTTACCAACTTCAAACAACAAGCACATTCACCTTGCTTGATCTAAATCACCTCGACTGTTTCCTACAAAATGCACATATCTAAAAAGACTGTCTTCTGTTGAGCCAGGAACATAGTACAACCTCCCTTCCCCTTAACCTTGGAGGCTGTGGCAACAGAGCTGACTAGGCACCCTTACCTGGTTAGCTGTACCTCCTGCGCCACAACTAGGAGATCATAGATGGAGTGCATTCATAACAAAGGTCAAGTAGCCTGACCTCGATGCCTCTTTTAGGCTTTCTGCTAACCTGACTGTTACCTTAAGCATAACTATCATCCATTTCCTTTACTGACCAAGGCTAACAACAAAACTCCTAAACAGGCTGATTTTCTTGCTCATGAACAAAATAACTGGACTCCGTTGGAAAAAATAGGCATTttagaacacaggagttgctgcaTTGCAAATATACTTAATATAGCGTACACCTGAACAGATACAGGTTTTTTAGGTgtctaaaacatgttttgctgcagccccCATCCATGGCAGTACATTGCTGAGCTTCTGTGCttgtagatttggtttatcaaagatgctAGCAACACAATACATGAAACaagcacagcagaaacgtcTGATAGGTCAGACCATCGTGTTTAACTATACACCTTTAAATGTTACAGctgaaagtgacaacagaaaTTAACAACTTTGCCGACTTCACATATCTCtgcaatttaaaacaattaccCGTTGTCTACCTGGAAGTGTTAGCACAAGGTCATGGAATTTAGtctatatgggtacattttctgtttcaaaactGAGACcactacaacagaataaagctcaCTTGGgtataaaggaaaaaacaatcTGTGGGTCCACAAGATCAGGCTCCCATTGATTGTTTGTGGAGCAgttccagactttatacccaatgacatcacaagtttgaggcTTACTTCTCTGGTGTCTGGTTTTGAGAGAGATTGGCTCGTGTTGACAAATATTGACTGAATAATCCTGGGCCATGAAAGCGAAATATtagaattcttaatttaggtggtgttcccttTAATctccaaactgtcaaactaaagCAGGAgatagacacaaaaaaaaatccattcattttccataactgcttatcctgttgggggtcacgagggggctggagcctatcccaactgacactgggtgagaggcagggtacaccctggacaggtcaccagactatcacagggctgacacatagagacagacagccattcacactcacattcacacctacggacaatttagcgTCACCAATTAACTTggatgtctttggactgtgggaggaagctggagtacctggagtaAACCCACAgggtctgaatctgaatctaagactttttaaggacctgtagacacacTGAATTTATGCAGCctcattgtgttttttatttctaacaCGACGACCAGCAAATCTTTgtcatctttgtttttattgtgcaaTTCCAATCTTAGTTGTCTgcataaaataaatgactttaTTCTCTCTGTAATGCCGGCAACAGACATAATCAAACAACACAAAGGAAGCCAAGTTCCTCGAGCATTAAATTGCTTGCAGTGATATTAAATGAagtgaaattacattttttgtgtaTAACAACTATATTTGGTTGAAATTCCTTCTGAGTCACATTGTTGCTCTACTGTTTGCTGGGCTTCCATTTGGGATTAAAGTGGCTGCGGAGAGGTTCCCAGCAGTGGTAGTAGCTCTTGTCGAGTCTCTGGCATGTCTGTAGACCCCACTTGGTGACGGCCATACTGAAGGACGACTCAAACATGAAAGCCTGAGTGAGAGAAATACATGACAGATATTATCAGTGGTCACATTCAACCTGTTTCAAAAAGTTGACCTTGAAAGTTTTTAGTTTTCTTTACCATGGTTCCCTCGGCCACCCTCTCAGGTTCAAGCTTAGCAGTGCTGTTCTTTTCAAAGCAATCAGCGTCCGGTCCGTGTGGGGTCATAATGCTGTGGAGGCTGCCCCCGCCCGGCTGGAAACCCTCCTCTTTGGCCTCATAGTGGCCTTTGATCAGACCCATGAACTCACTCATGCAGTTACCTAAAGAGACAAGCAGGAGGAGCTGTAACACaacactgtgctgctgtgtaACAGGGAGGCTGTAACACTGATCTCCACCAGATGGCCTTACAGAGCCACAGTGAAAGCAGACAAAAGGCGCTGTGGATGCTTCAGCTGAAAAGAGTCATAAAGCAGGTGGATTGTTATCACCTGCTGTCTTGAAACTGGTTGGGTAAATGGACATGTTAGCTTCTGGCTGGCTTGTTTCATTTCATGATGGACTAAAATGAGTCTCACTAGACAGAATTTGACATTTCCATTCAAATTAGGATTCAATTTCAGCTCCATCTCAGCAACCTAGTTGTCAAAATTcattgtctctgccttttttttaagtcttcctctccttcctctgcaAAATGAGAACAAACCACTTTAGAGTTGAACAAAAGAATGTGCGTTATCGTGGACTGACGGTGATAGTACGGTGGACGGAAGGTGTGGTCGGCCACACCCCACCGCGGGGGgaagatgacaaagtcagcgaTGGCCACACCTGGTCGCGTGGATTTGGCAGTCAGCACAGTGAAGATAGATGGATCCTAAAGGAAGATGAATGAGTGCAATTAACGTCAAAGGCAGTTCATTTCTCGTATGTATATCAAAAGGAATGCAGTATTTTGGAGTGTCTCTCACCGCGTGGTCAAAGGCCACAGCATTGATAACCATGAAGTTCTCCAGGTTATATTTGTAAGGTGTGTAGTTCCCGTGCCAAGCTACCACATTGAATGGAGAAAAATCCTACAAGCAGAGCACAGAGCCAAACAAATAAGACGAGTCTGCCCAAGCAACAAACACAATAGACTTTAAATTGAGCTTTTCACAGGGAAAAAGGAATAATGAATAATGTCTTTGTAATCTTAAATTCCCAGAGAGAGTACTTCTTgacataaagagaaaaaaactggTCGTAATGAAAAGGGTTGATTGTGAAAGAGGGTGTgcttctttcattctttcttctctttcattCCCCCTGTTCTTTGTGATATGAGGCTCCAGGTATTATGGGGTAATTGGCTTCACAATCAAACTTTCCCAAACTTTGAGCATTTTGACGCTTGTGGCGGGCGCAGTTATGGGAGGAGGGAGCGGCAGCAACAGTGGGTGCAGAGATATTTCTTTATCTTGATTGTTAAAACCACAGCAATTTCATATAGTTTCTCTGTTCTGATAATGCCACTGCGAAAAAAGACATTCAACAGCAGCTCTAAAATCAATATAGTTCATTACAACTCAGGCTGCCTCCTGAGTGACCTCCGTGCTCCTCGCACACACGCTCACGTACACTTGCACCCGTGAGCAGCGAGCgcacacaaacaataaaacacatatgCATACACAGTCACATGCGCAAGTAAATTCATTCACATTACATGACTAATAAACACCAAAAAATACCTTAACCACACATGATTTACAGTAGTTACCATACAAAGAGGCCTTTGGGAAACCCAGTGCAGGTAATCTCTTGGACATTCATCTGCGGTAACTCCACTACATTCGATTAAAATTGAGGGAAAAATGGAGGAGAGCAAGcacttgcacacacatgcacacaaaacacaaacatattgGCCCAGTCAAGCAAATAATAAGTTAATTTGAGCAATTTCAGCACTCTGCGGGGGAACAAAACAGCAGGACCAGACGGGAGCAGCAGCATCTTCCCTGAGGCCCGCGTCCCCCACCTTATTTTCCTACCCCTGTAGCCTCACCCTCCTGGCTCGGGGAAGGGTGGACACCAGGAAAAGAGTGTCAGGTGCAGCCAGCAGCCTCCACCTCTGACACCGAGCATGTAACAGGGGGCGGATACTCAAGTGGAGGCAGCGAGGGAGATGGAAACATGTTTTTCGctataaaaaagacaatatctTGCCCTTGTGTACTTCATACAATGAATAATAACAGTGTGGTTTGACATGGTTTCCACGGTTACGACCTACCCAACCCCCGCCCATGACAAACCTCTCCTCCCACCTCCTCCCTGtctctgtagaaaaaaaaaacacctcctgTCAGACATTATGTGTCGATCCAATTATGCGCCCATCAGGACATTTCGGGAGGGGCGGGATCATTCCCCGAGTGAAATATGGTGAAATTAATGCTTAACTTGGGAAAGGTTTTTCCTACAAAACGAAGCTTCACAGGTACACTGTCTGTAACTCCAGAATGCCTTAACTAATTATGAGTGATTAAGGCTCATAAGGGAGCCGAGGCGGAAACCTGCTGAATGGGTAACAGCTAACACTTCGATATTAAATCATCAGGGATGGCAATTCAATCGGCAGGAGCAGCTAATGGATCATATGCTTCACTTGGACGGTTTCCTGTTAGTCATTGTCGCGGTTCGATGGTGTTTACTGAAGCGAGCACAAACCTAAACAGGGTAATAGGGCAAGTGTGCCATATAGTGCCTGTGTACATGTGGGCGTACTGACACACACCAACTGAGatgtcacataaaaaaaaaacacctgttggCAGGCGAAGAGCTTTCCTTGGTACTTGTTGATGACGGTGTAACCTGTGGCTACTTGGCGATCCTCGTACCAAGCGACTGGAACCTGGAAATCTCTTGGGTTGGCCAGACCATTGGCTCCtgcaaaacacatgcataatcagacataggcacacacacaaaaataaaaatctctaTAAATAATACTACAGTCACGCTAACATCTGTGTGAGGCtgtaccacagactgtataataaagatggaggAAATGACAGagccccaaaagtgaagccaaagtGTTGCAATCGCCCCCTGGTCGCTGGCGTCAGTtcaggtcataaaccccgccccgtCCATGTTAGTGGAcagtatgttcaagtgttcattttttattatGAGATTAGTTTTAATCAGGTATTTGGTGCTAAAAATGGTGGGTTGACATTATTTTTGACATCTGTGTGTGCCAGTCGTTGTGCTCGCAATCATGGCGCTGCTCACGATTGGTCAGACAGGTGAATGGGCAACTTGATACTGCAGAGATcgctactgcacagactctggcttcAAAGGACCTCAGcagcgcaagatggcggcaGCTGTATCCAGGATGCGAATATGTGATTCCTAGAATGGCGAAGGCACGATCTGCCCTactcataagtgctatatcgtaggcaactggactcgCTTGAGTTTGTTGAAGACGTTTTTGAAGAAACTCAAGcgagtccagttgcctacgatagcacttaagattaccttgacctggatgactgagaatcttcaccgacaagaTCTGCCCTGCTCTGCCTTAATCTGCATCTGGTTGTCTTAAACCTCCTACAGACTGCAAGATTCTGACAAGTGTATAAATTTAGTGCAGGCTACACTGTGCGacgtggatctaataaacttgggtacgacATCAGGTTTGATGTACGCAGACTGTACAATGACGAAGCCTACTGAATCTCAGGCTACGGCATACATCCACTGATGTCCATACGCTGCAACCAAACATCATCACCGTGCATCACGTTGGGTCAGGTCTGATATTTTGGGCCCAATCAGAACGCaagtatttactgacgtattttatgtcgtagaacaaaatgtgaaattatcttAAACTTGAGttgaccacagaccttatttcaggcatccaaCTAAAAACCAAAGAATactgacttcaagacgagggaaagaagagtgctaaaatgctaaataaTGTCTGGGTTTTGGGACTccttcctgcaccactctattttggcttcatttttgtacagtgagaggaagtggagatgcGCTGTCCATCTACAGTTACTGGGCTGTACTTTGGTGATAccttgagctaaatgctaacgtcagcatgctaacataatcacagtgctaacaaaatgttaatgtttacCATTGTAGTTTAGAGTGTTTGCATGCTAccatttgctaattagctccaaacacaaagtacagctgaggctgatgggaatgttattGTTGGGGAGAAAGTGAAATCCATTTCAGATGACTATACCAGCAAGAAAAATACATAAAGAGGTTGTTGTGCAGCTTTCAGGAAAGGATAAACATGCATTACACTCACAAAcatcatacaaacacacacctatAGGTCCCAGGTCAGGGAGTTCAAAATGGGCTCCATACACCTCCAGTATATAGCCTCTGGTTGGTCCAGACACATCCACACTGAAGCGCATCCCTTGCTGGATAAAACACAGAGGAAGTGGTGGTGAGGGGATATTTGTGCCGTTATAAATCACATGTGAGATGTACAGATGCTGAGGGGACTTATGGGTTCATACACTAATGTGTTTGGGAAAACACACGTGCTGCAATTGCAACTCCCGGTGGTCAGGCTTTCTGTACCTCAAACCGCTCTCCACTGTTATTTatctttaaggtcatttttgAAAAGCACCAAACCATGTCTTTCTAAATATGGTAAGTGGGGTGCGGAGAAGGGGGAAGGGGGGAAGGGGGGGCAGACACAGTGGTAGATTTCTGTGTGAGAACTGGAGGGAGATGAAAAACATAGACCTCACCTGGATAACACAGATCTCGTTCGGCTCCACCATTATCTTCCCAAACTCTGTGGTGATCAAGATCTCACCCTGCTGAGGGACTGGGgagacaaacaaagaaaagaacatTGGAGGGAGAAGAAGGGCCAAGGATTGAGCTATCATTGTTCTCCTGAATGATGacagtgaaaacatcaacagtccTTTTCCTCACCAATCAGAAAGTCTCCGTCTGAGTTGTTGAAGCacctggaacaaaaaaaaaagagagtttggaAATGAACTTGAAAGCATTACCGCAGATTTTGAAGCCCTTTATATATGAAAGTGCACATATTCATTCGTTACACTCACCTGTCAACCATGGAGGTGTTGCAGGTGTACACATGGATGCCGATGCCATTGCGAGATTTGGCATCTCCGGCACCACAGACAGTATGCAGACCCTGCAACAGACAAGAATCCCAATCAGTGAACTAAGGACCTTTAATTAACAGATaatatggagaaaaaaaagttcaactCACAGCCACAAAGTCCACTTTCTTCTCTGCTGACTTGGGGATGATGAACGGCAGCCATCGCAGCTGTGAGAGAAACCTCAGAGTCAGGATCTACTTAAtcagtacatacatacatacattacatGAAGTCATTGGTTCAGAGACGTATAAAAGTCCCTCATATGTTTATTCACTTTCTAGCAGAGAGCTACATTAGAAGATCAT from Epinephelus lanceolatus isolate andai-2023 chromosome 20, ASM4190304v1, whole genome shotgun sequence includes these protein-coding regions:
- the hgd gene encoding homogentisate 1,2-dioxygenase, encoding MAGLKYMSGFGNEFSSEDPRCPGSLPEGQNNPQVCPYGLYAEQLSGSAFTCPRPTNKRSWFYRILPSVKHKPFAAVPCGNLTENWNEVEPDPNQLRWLPFIIPKSAEKKVDFVAGLHTVCGAGDAKSRNGIGIHVYTCNTSMVDRCFNNSDGDFLIVPQQGEILITTEFGKIMVEPNEICVIQQGMRFSVDVSGPTRGYILEVYGAHFELPDLGPIGANGLANPRDFQVPVAWYEDRQVATGYTVINKYQGKLFACQQDFSPFNVVAWHGNYTPYKYNLENFMVINAVAFDHADPSIFTVLTAKSTRPGVAIADFVIFPPRWGVADHTFRPPYYHRNCMSEFMGLIKGHYEAKEEGFQPGGGSLHSIMTPHGPDADCFEKNSTAKLEPERVAEGTMAFMFESSFSMAVTKWGLQTCQRLDKSYYHCWEPLRSHFNPKWKPSKQ